AACCCGAAATCAGGATATGCTGGGAAATCATCAATCAAGGAAAGTCGCGATAGTGGGATACAATCGCATTCCATTTGCACGTCACAATACTTTTTATACTCAGGCGAGTAACAAGGATATGTTTACTGCTGCACTGAATGGTTTGATCGAAAGGTATCATTTACAGGGGCAGCTGATAGGAGAGGTCGCCGGTGGTGCCGTGATTAAACACAGTACCCAGCTGAATTTAACCAGGGAATGTGTGATGGATTCTTCGCTTGATCAGCGAACGCCGGCATGTGATCTTCAGCAGGCATGTAATACAGGTATAGAAACGGCAATTTACATTGCCAATAAAATTGCGCTGGGTCAGATTGATGCGGGTATAGCCGGCGGGGTTGATTCTGCCAGTGATGCGCCGCTGGTATTAGGAGAAAAACTGCGTAAAATACTGCTGGCAGCGCGCCGGGCAAAAACATTCGGACAAAGATTAACCGAGTTTTCTAAAATCAGATTTAAGGATTTTACTCCGGTTGCGCCAATGAATATGGAACCCGGTACAGGCTTATCTATGGGGGAACATACGGAACTGACTGCTAAATACTATCATATTTCAAGAGAAGAGCAGGATCTGTTTGCTTTAAAAAGCCATCAAAAACTAGCTCTGGCCTACGACCGTGGCTTTTTTGATGATATGCTAAGTCCTTATCTGGGTTTAGCCCTGGATAACAATATGCGCAGAGATACCAGCCTGGAAAAACTGGCAAAATTAAAACCTGCCTTTGATAAACAGGATGGATCGCTTACCGCAGGTAATTCCTCTCCCCTTACTGATGGGGCATCCTGTCTTTTGCTGGCCAGCGAAGAATGGGCTGCCGAGCGTGGATTGCCGGTTCTGGCTTATATCACTTTTGCAGAAGTTACTGGTATTGAATATCTGAAGCAAAAGCAAAACCTGTTGTTAGCGCCGGTTTACGCAGCGGCTGATATGCTGAAAAAAGCAGAGCTGACTTTACAGGATTTTGATTTTTATGAAATCCATGAAGCTTTTGCTGCACAGGTACTGGCTATTCTTAAAATATGGGAAAGTCCTGAATTAATCCGAGAATTCGGATTCAGTGAAGCTTTCGGCAAAATTGATGCAAATAAATTAAATGTAAACGGAAGCAGCATCGCCACCGGGCACCCATTTGCTGCTACCGGCGGACGTGTCCTGGCCACACTGGCTAAATTATTAGCCGAAAAAGGTAGTGGCAGAGGTTTTCTTTCTGTATGTGCAGCGGGCGGTATGGGTGCTACAGTAATTTTAGAAAGATAAACGTCAGTTATTCGATAACCAGCCAGGTATAACTGTTGGCCGGTATGGTTACTTCATAAATGACATTATGGTTGTTGTCCAGTTTATATGACTTGCTTTTTCCTTCTTTTTCTCTTATATCAGCCTGAACAGTAAGACCTGTATAATAAAGAGGCAGGGTAATTTTTTGTGTCACGGCCTCAGCTGAAGGATTGAACAACATGGCGAGGCCTTTTTCTTTATTATCCGGATTAACATGCAGAATGCCATCCCAATCCCTGCCGTCAGGTCTGCGCAGATGTATGATGTCTGAGTTCAGAATAGTTCGATACTTTTTATACCAGTTGACTACCCGGATCACCAGTGCTTTTGTTTCTTCTGTATCATATAGTCTGGGGCCACGGTAACAGGCCTGTATACCAGCACCGTAATATTGCATCATGAGTTGTTCATAGGAATCTCTGTGATCTGTCAGCGGTTCTAAAGTGGCTGCTGCTCCTCCTCCATGATATTGGGTTAAAGGAACAAAACCCCAGCTCATGGAAGGTGTTTTTTCCCAGGTGCCGTCATAAATATTCTGGCGGTTTAAGATAACCTGTTGTTCTCTTGGCAGACTAAAGTTCACTTCTCTGTATCCCAGAGCTATTTTATTAGTTCCATCCAGAAAATACCAGTCTGGCGCATTGACATAAACGCCGTTCTCATTACACCAGCGATATAATCCTTTCTGCAGCTCCATTTGTGCCCATTGAGAATCATCTAAACCCTGATGACCGGGATGTTTGGTTGAAGCGCAGAGATCACCCGGATAAGGGCCGTCATTCTCAAATATATCCATCCCGGTTTTTTTGATAAATTGTTTGATTTTACCCAGATAAGCCAGACCCCAGTTTGAGCCCAGGCAGGGTGCAGAAGAAAATTGTGCATGTACATCTGCTTTTCCGGTTTTAGGATCAATGACATCTTCATCATCATTGATGCGTCTGCTGGAAAATAACGAATATCCACCCATCAGAATACCTTTACTGTGGGCATAGTCAACCAGTTTTTTAATCCCGGCTATATTTTCAGCAGACAGATCTTCCATATCCAGGCCACTTCCAAAACTCAGGATAATAGCCTCATATCCGGTCTCTGCACACTGATCAATAGCTTTTTTAACCACTTCAGATTTAACAGAGACCAGATGCATAAAGATTGGGTTTTCTGTTGACCATGGCGCAATCTTACGGTACATCATGCGCTGTGCCAGACCATTTCTGTCTCTGTCATAACTATCAAGCAGCAGTTCATTTGTCCTGATAGACTTAAATTCAGCTCCCGGTTTCAGTTCAATACCCGGACCAATCGGAGGGTAAACTTCCAGCAGACAGGGCGTTTTATAACCGTAATTAACCTGTGAGGTATATGTTGAATCTGTATTCCAGTGTGTGGTTTGATCCGACAAACGGGCATTCATAGAGTTATTGAAGGCATAATTACTCTCTATATAAATTCCGTGAGGTCTTTTCATCTCAAGTGGATTTCCGTCTACTGTGGACTCTTCTTCATGTGCTGCTATAACCTCATTGATAACTTTGTTTAGTTTAATGGTTCCCCTGCTTTTATTTTCGACGCTCAGCCATTTACACATCAGCGGAATGCCATCATATAATTCATAATTTATATTCACCCTGATACCTTTCAGTGCCGGCAAAGCCGATTCAAAAGAGAAGGTGAGCATTTTCCCCGCAGGTTGTTTTTTATTGGAAGCCCATTCGTTTACAGCGGGCTTCCAGTTAACATGAGGCTCAACAGGACTGATCTTCCAGGATTTATACCGGAAGTCAGTATTGCCGGCAGTTAATTCATCCAGCCAGCTGCTCAGCAGATATGCTTTTTGTTTTTGACCGCGTAATCCGCCAATAGCGTATATCTGACCATCAATGGTTAAATTGGCTTCCGGACTAACCGCTCTGATTAACTGCTGATCGTTACTTAGATTGCTGAAATCAATGCAGGCCAGATTTGGCTGCAAACGGAAAGACCTTTTTACCAGTCCGTTAGAGAAAATAATGTCTTTATTGTTTGCGCTGCGGTATAATTGTGCTTTTTTTTCGGAACTGTTGATGAGCCAGTCTTGTTTTTTAACTGGTTCTTCTGTTTTTTTCCATACTGGCAGTGTGGTTATTTTATCTTGTGCAAAAAGGTAACTGGTCTGAAATAACAATAAAATTGCTAATATTTTTCTCATGTTTAAATGTGGTTATCTGACTAATATAGAGAGATAAATTAAGAAAAAAATACGCTTTATTTTTCGGGGGAAATAAAAATGATTTAGCTATATCTATTTGATTGAATGTGTATTAAATTATTTTTTTTTCAGGTTGTGATTCATTGAATACTGCAATTCCGACTGCTAAAAATGCCAGGTCTTTTACAATGAAAAAATCTGTTACCGGAACACCATCCATCAGTTTCCATATCCCCGGGGTACTGATTAAAAAACTCAGAGTAGAAGAGAATATAATTATGGTTAGCAGGCCTGCAATTTTTCCGGCTTTTGCACTTCGGAAAGAAAAGATCAGCAATACAGCAGTGACAATTTCAAAGATGCCTATCATTATAGAAGCCGCCTGTACAGAGACAATTTTGTAAAGCCAGCTCATTAACCAGCTGTTCTCTACCAGAGGTTTAATAGCTTTTGCTTCTGATGGGGTAAATTTTAATAGGCCAATCCATATTAACACAATGATAGTTGCGATTACGCCTGTTGCGTATCCTGATTTATTTGTTTTCATACCCCTTTGTCGTGAGGTGGGCTCAAACCTTACAATGGATTTAAAAAAAATAAAGGAAATATTAATAATGATGGTCAAAGGGTCTCAGATGACCATCGCTGTTAAGAATATAAAATAGAGCAGGTATGGGAAGAGTTAAAGGAGAGGTGTTTAAGGAATGTTTGTGTTCGGAGTTGGTATAGGGTTGGTATACCCCTGGGGTATACCAACCCTATACCAACCTGCATCTCTGAGTCACCCGTTATAACCCTGAAACTGTTACCTCTCCAATAGCCAGTTAAATAGTAACTACTATTTTTCCAACAGTTCTTCCGGATTCTATGGCTGAATGTGCTTCTTTCATTCGTTCAAACGGATAGGTTTCAGATACATGTGCTTTGATAATTCCTTTTTCGAGTAAATCAGCTATTTGCTGCAGATCTGTTCCGTTAGACTCTACCATAATGAAATAACCATTGATGCCTTTTGCCGTCGCCTTGGCTGTCACTTCTTCTCTGAAACCTGAAGGAATACTAATGATTGTACCGCCCGTTTTAATGACCTCTAATGAGCGATCTATGTTGTCGCCACCAATGGCGTCCAGTACAAAGTCAATAGCGCCTGTAGCCTCGTGGAGGGGCTGGCTGGTATAATCAATGTGCTCATCTGCACCTAACTCCATTATAAAGTCTTTATTCTTTGCGGATGATGTTCCGATCACATAAGATCCGATATGTCTGGCTATCTGTACGGCAAAATGACCTACGCCACCTGCAGCAGCATGGATCAGCACTTTATCTGCAGCTTTGATTTTTGCATGGCTAACCAGTGCCTGCCATGCAGTTAATGCTGCAAGAGTGGCTGCTGCAGCTTCCTCATGAGAAATGTTTTTTGGTTTTAAAGCAAGGTGAGAAGCGGGTGCTGCCACATATTCGGCATAAGCTTTTCCATGACCCGGGAAATTGACCATTCCAAAAACTTCATCCCCGGTTTTAAACTTTGACGATTTGGATGCTGTAACTACACCCGAAACATCCCAGCCCAGGATAATTGGTGGCTGTTCTGCTAATTTAGGATATAATCCATTTCCTTTTCTGACTTTTGTGTCTACGGGATTAATACTGATAGCTTTAACTTGTATAAGTACTTCATCTTCAGTAATCTCAGGGACAGGTAGTGTGGTGTATGCCAGTTTATTTACATCGCCGGCCTCTGTTAGAATTATTGCGTTCATTTTTTTCTCTTTTTAAATTTGTAACGCAAAATTGTACTTATTTTCTGGTGATTTTACGGTATAAATTTTCCTTATTTCGGTATATTTGCCGCATGAAGAAAGAAAATCTTTATGAACCATACTCCGTTAGCTTTGAAACGCTGGAAAAGGGGGCTATCTGGCCACATACAAATAGCTTTTTTGAGTTAATTTATGTGTTGTCCGGTACGGGCGAACAGTGTATTAATCAGCATAGGTTTGACTATCATCCGGATCATATGTTTCTGATCACACCTGATGATTGCCATTCGCTGAATATGGCCACTGCTTCACAATTCTTCTTTCTGCGTTTTAATGATATTTATATCCGTTCAAAAGGGATCAGCAGTGCTGATTTGCAGCGCCTGGAATTTATTCTGCAAAATGCGAATCATCAGCCGGGCTGTATTCTGAAAAATCAGTCTGATAAAAGACTGGTACGTCCTATGGTAGAAGCGGTAATCCGTGAATATGTAAACCGGGATTTATATAATAAGGAACTGGTACAGCAACTGGTTAATACGCTGATTGTGGTGGTAGCCAGGAATATTGCCAAATATCTGCCGGAGCAGGTGAATGAATGTACAGAAGAAAAGGCACTGGGAATTCTGGAGTATATCCAGAATAATATTTACCATCCCGATAAAATAAGGACAGAAATGGTGAGTAAACATTTTGGTATTTCTGAGACGTATCTGGGACGCTATTTCAAAAAGCATATGAATGAGACCATGCAGCAGTATACGATGAATTACAGGACTAAATTTATCATGAACAGATTACAGCATAGTGATATGCGTATCAATGAGATTGCTGATGAACTGGGCTTTACTGATGAAAGCCATCTGAATAAGTTCTTCAGAAAGCAAAAGGGACTTAGCCCGGGACAATACAGGAAAACTTTTAAATGACCGTTATGCTGAAATCAGCATAACGGCGGCGTTAATTTATTTATTGGATTTTACAAAGAGCCGAAAATAATGCCTAACTGAGTTCCTATAAATGAAATCGTGTTTTTCACAAGGTTAGTAGCTATCCCTGTAAGTTCTTTAAATAAATCACCGATTACACCTCCTCCTTCAATTTTTGACATTTCTGTTGTGTTCATTTCCTGAACACCAAGATTTTTTAATTCTAGATTTTTCATCGGAATAATTGTTTTTAATTGTGACGAATCCATCATATGCTAATCATTTATTCCTTTCGGTTTGGGTTCTGAGCACATGATATTTTCTAATGGGGTTTGTTTAATTGGGTATCAGGTTGCTTTAAACAGGCAGAATTACCGTTATTCCGGGGTTACAGAATAACGGGTAATTATTTATCTTTAATACTAAAGTGAGCCCAGAATAGTGAAAAGCTGAGTAAGACCGAATTTAACAGTATTACCTACAACTGTACCTACGGTATTAACAACTCCACCTACAGTAGTAGCAACAGCGCCAATTACGCCAAAAATGTTACCAATTAAACCACCGCCTTCGATTGTTGACATTTCATTTGCGTTCAACTCTTGAACACCAAGGTTTTTTAATTCTAAATTTTTCATAATGGGGGATTATTATAAAATAAATTCCTTACTCGTTAAAGGCTTTTCAGGAAACGCCTAGGTTGGCCAAACACTATAACGAAAGTAACGATATTTAGATAAAGCGATGAAACGCAAAAAGTGACGGTTTAGTGTGTTTTTGTTTCGTAGTGGTCTGAATACTTGGTTTTTATATAGAAAAACGGGCTTTTTGGGTGATGTGACTGTCATTAGTCAGGGGTTATTCAATTCGTTCATTTAATGCAGTGCCCGAATGAACAGGTGAACAGTTAATTCAACGGATGAATATTTACATATTCTGAAAGGAATGTGCTGATTTACTGATTCGTACAGGGATTGTTTTTCTCTGAAGCAGGGATATTTTATCCCTGTCAGGAGAAGAGAGAAGCTGAGTGGAAAATCATATTACATCTGCGGTAACTGAAGTTTCCATAAATTGGCATAAGTGGAGTCAGGACTGTATATCAGTTCATGATGGGTACCCTGTTCAACAACGACTCCTTTGTCCAGCACAATAATTTTGTCAGCGTTATTTAAAGTACTTAACCGGTGCGCAATAACGATTACCGTTTTTTGATTTGCTTTTAAAAGATCGATCATTTTCTGAACATATTGTTCTGAAGCTGAATCGAGTGAAGAGGTGGCTTCATCCAGAATAAGAATTTCCGGGTCACGGTACAGGGCTCTTGCAATAGCAATACGCTGTCTTTGTCCGCCTGAAAGGGTAGTGCCGTTTTCACCCAGATAAGTTTGAAACCCTCTTGGCAGGGTTTCTATGAAATCAATGATCCCGAGCTGTGTGGAGATCTCAATGATTTTCTGCATATCCGGTTCGTAATCGCCTACGGCAATATTTTCTATAACGTTACCGGCAAATAAGTCGATTTTCTGAGGCACAACCGCTACTGCCTGCCGGAGCGAAGCATTCCGGATATATTTTAAGTCATAACTGCCAATACGCACATTGCCCTCCTGAATAGGATAGATGTTCTGCAGAATGGACATTAAGGTCGATTTGCCTGAACCGCTTTCGCCAACAATAGCGGTAAATTTTCCTTTGGGAATGGTCAGGTTTAAGTCTTCAAAAACGTTAATCCTGGTTCCATAACGGAAAGAAACGTTTTCAAAATGTATATCTCCTATTTTATCTGGCGTAAGATCAATCTGATTCTCATCATTTTCACGTTCCAGATCCATAATTTCAAATAACCTGTCTGCTGCAATAACCGCATCCTGTACGGTTTTATTCATTCCGATCAGAGAAGTCACGGGACCGGTGAAATAACCAATCAGCGTATAGAATGAAAGCAGTTCACCAGGGGTGATATTACCGTCCAGCACATATCCTGCACCTACCCAAAGCAGTACAATTGTTAGTAATCTGGATATTAGTTCTGATGATGTACCAGAGAAAACAGAGTTTATATTAGATTTATAGCCAGTCTGTAAAAGATTGATAAAACGGACTTCTGTTTTTTCATTGGCGTGGGATTCCAGCCCAAAACGTTTGATCGTACCTACCGAATTCAGACTTTCTACCAGCTGGGATTCCAGTTCTGCAGAATCTTCCATCAGCTTTCTCTGAGCTTTTTTATTCAGCTTATTGGTGATAAAATAGATGAGTGAATATAACGGAATCACTGTGAGCATGATTAATGCAAGTTTCCAGTAATAGGTAAACATCATGATAAAGGAGAAAAATACGATGAAGATATTAACCAGAAAGTTAATACTGACGTCGTTTAGAAAGGCCCTGATCTTTACAGCATCATTGATTCTTGATATAATTTCACCCACACGCATGGTATCAAAAAACTGCTGTGGTAATTTTAACAGGTGTTTGTAATAGCCTAAAATTAACTGGCTATCTATCATTTGCCCGGTTTTCAGTGTAAATATAGTTTTCGCAGTTCCTATGAATAACTGAACAGCCAGAATTATAATCATAGCTGTACTCATTAAATTAAGCAGATTCCGGTTACCGTCAACCAGTACAAAATCTATCAGTTTCTGTACAAAAACGGAAGTGGAAAGTCCTAATACTGTATAGACTATAGCGCCTAGTAATGCCTGAACAAGAATACCTTTGTGTGGTCTGATCAAACTCCAGAAACGGGTTTGTACGGATATTTTTTCGTTACCTGTCTGAAACTCGTCGGCAGGAAGCAGCAAGACCAGTGCACCTGTCCATTCCTTTTTAAATTCATCATGAGTTTTTTTGTGCATATGCCCGTCTGCGGGGTCCATCACTTCAATGAATTTGCTGGTTACCTTATAAATAACCACATAATGCTGCAAAATATTATCAATAATCAGGTGGGCTACAGCAGGTTTTGGGATTTTAAATAAGCTGTCAAATGTGCCTTTTACACCCGCGGCTTCAAATCCCAGTTTTCTGCCGGCTTCAACCATCCCTAAAACGGTTGTACCTTTTTTATCTGTACCGGCAAGCTGCCTGATACGGGCAACGGAAAGATCCAGTTTATAATGAGAAGCAATGGACGCTAAACAAGCTGCACCACAATCCGTAATATCTCTTTGTTTTACTTTGGTGCTCATACTTTATCGCTTACATTAGGATTTACCCAGTCATCCACTTTATCATACAGCAACTGATACAGACTACGTTCAGTTACGGTAAAACGTGCAGTGAAATTCATACCTTTTTTTAAATACCC
This portion of the Pedobacter lusitanus genome encodes:
- a CDS encoding acetyl-CoA C-acetyltransferase, whose translation is MLGNHQSRKVAIVGYNRIPFARHNTFYTQASNKDMFTAALNGLIERYHLQGQLIGEVAGGAVIKHSTQLNLTRECVMDSSLDQRTPACDLQQACNTGIETAIYIANKIALGQIDAGIAGGVDSASDAPLVLGEKLRKILLAARRAKTFGQRLTEFSKIRFKDFTPVAPMNMEPGTGLSMGEHTELTAKYYHISREEQDLFALKSHQKLALAYDRGFFDDMLSPYLGLALDNNMRRDTSLEKLAKLKPAFDKQDGSLTAGNSSPLTDGASCLLLASEEWAAERGLPVLAYITFAEVTGIEYLKQKQNLLLAPVYAAADMLKKAELTLQDFDFYEIHEAFAAQVLAILKIWESPELIREFGFSEAFGKIDANKLNVNGSSIATGHPFAATGGRVLATLAKLLAEKGSGRGFLSVCAAGGMGATVILER
- a CDS encoding alpha-galactosidase encodes the protein MRKILAILLLFQTSYLFAQDKITTLPVWKKTEEPVKKQDWLINSSEKKAQLYRSANNKDIIFSNGLVKRSFRLQPNLACIDFSNLSNDQQLIRAVSPEANLTIDGQIYAIGGLRGQKQKAYLLSSWLDELTAGNTDFRYKSWKISPVEPHVNWKPAVNEWASNKKQPAGKMLTFSFESALPALKGIRVNINYELYDGIPLMCKWLSVENKSRGTIKLNKVINEVIAAHEEESTVDGNPLEMKRPHGIYIESNYAFNNSMNARLSDQTTHWNTDSTYTSQVNYGYKTPCLLEVYPPIGPGIELKPGAEFKSIRTNELLLDSYDRDRNGLAQRMMYRKIAPWSTENPIFMHLVSVKSEVVKKAIDQCAETGYEAIILSFGSGLDMEDLSAENIAGIKKLVDYAHSKGILMGGYSLFSSRRINDDEDVIDPKTGKADVHAQFSSAPCLGSNWGLAYLGKIKQFIKKTGMDIFENDGPYPGDLCASTKHPGHQGLDDSQWAQMELQKGLYRWCNENGVYVNAPDWYFLDGTNKIALGYREVNFSLPREQQVILNRQNIYDGTWEKTPSMSWGFVPLTQYHGGGAAATLEPLTDHRDSYEQLMMQYYGAGIQACYRGPRLYDTEETKALVIRVVNWYKKYRTILNSDIIHLRRPDGRDWDGILHVNPDNKEKGLAMLFNPSAEAVTQKITLPLYYTGLTVQADIREKEGKSKSYKLDNNHNVIYEVTIPANSYTWLVIE
- a CDS encoding DUF417 family protein; this translates as MKTNKSGYATGVIATIIVLIWIGLLKFTPSEAKAIKPLVENSWLMSWLYKIVSVQAASIMIGIFEIVTAVLLIFSFRSAKAGKIAGLLTIIIFSSTLSFLISTPGIWKLMDGVPVTDFFIVKDLAFLAVGIAVFNESQPEKKII
- a CDS encoding NADP-dependent oxidoreductase, producing MNAIILTEAGDVNKLAYTTLPVPEITEDEVLIQVKAISINPVDTKVRKGNGLYPKLAEQPPIILGWDVSGVVTASKSSKFKTGDEVFGMVNFPGHGKAYAEYVAAPASHLALKPKNISHEEAAAATLAALTAWQALVSHAKIKAADKVLIHAAAGGVGHFAVQIARHIGSYVIGTSSAKNKDFIMELGADEHIDYTSQPLHEATGAIDFVLDAIGGDNIDRSLEVIKTGGTIISIPSGFREEVTAKATAKGINGYFIMVESNGTDLQQIADLLEKGIIKAHVSETYPFERMKEAHSAIESGRTVGKIVVTI
- a CDS encoding AraC family transcriptional regulator is translated as MKKENLYEPYSVSFETLEKGAIWPHTNSFFELIYVLSGTGEQCINQHRFDYHPDHMFLITPDDCHSLNMATASQFFFLRFNDIYIRSKGISSADLQRLEFILQNANHQPGCILKNQSDKRLVRPMVEAVIREYVNRDLYNKELVQQLVNTLIVVVARNIAKYLPEQVNECTEEKALGILEYIQNNIYHPDKIRTEMVSKHFGISETYLGRYFKKHMNETMQQYTMNYRTKFIMNRLQHSDMRINEIADELGFTDESHLNKFFRKQKGLSPGQYRKTFK
- a CDS encoding peptidase domain-containing ABC transporter, with amino-acid sequence MSTKVKQRDITDCGAACLASIASHYKLDLSVARIRQLAGTDKKGTTVLGMVEAGRKLGFEAAGVKGTFDSLFKIPKPAVAHLIIDNILQHYVVIYKVTSKFIEVMDPADGHMHKKTHDEFKKEWTGALVLLLPADEFQTGNEKISVQTRFWSLIRPHKGILVQALLGAIVYTVLGLSTSVFVQKLIDFVLVDGNRNLLNLMSTAMIIILAVQLFIGTAKTIFTLKTGQMIDSQLILGYYKHLLKLPQQFFDTMRVGEIISRINDAVKIRAFLNDVSINFLVNIFIVFFSFIMMFTYYWKLALIMLTVIPLYSLIYFITNKLNKKAQRKLMEDSAELESQLVESLNSVGTIKRFGLESHANEKTEVRFINLLQTGYKSNINSVFSGTSSELISRLLTIVLLWVGAGYVLDGNITPGELLSFYTLIGYFTGPVTSLIGMNKTVQDAVIAADRLFEIMDLERENDENQIDLTPDKIGDIHFENVSFRYGTRINVFEDLNLTIPKGKFTAIVGESGSGKSTLMSILQNIYPIQEGNVRIGSYDLKYIRNASLRQAVAVVPQKIDLFAGNVIENIAVGDYEPDMQKIIEISTQLGIIDFIETLPRGFQTYLGENGTTLSGGQRQRIAIARALYRDPEILILDEATSSLDSASEQYVQKMIDLLKANQKTVIVIAHRLSTLNNADKIIVLDKGVVVEQGTHHELIYSPDSTYANLWKLQLPQM